A window from Microbacterium ginsengiterrae encodes these proteins:
- a CDS encoding LysE family transporter: MSLTVWFSLLAASLVISFTPGAGAINTMSNALAHGWRRSVWGVIGQQLALIVHVVIIAAGVGLLVSRSPVLFDIIRYTGAAYLVFLGIRMILAHVPEPAASDGTAPSREGRLSMIRRGFWVNVLNPKAIVFFLAFVPQFIRLDEPALPQYVILIGTVVIVDVIVMWGFFATAARPFRALTRTRRGVRVLNVLFGSLFLLVAGLLLFIR, translated from the coding sequence GTGTCGCTGACTGTCTGGTTCTCACTGCTCGCAGCATCCCTTGTCATCAGCTTCACACCGGGCGCCGGCGCCATCAACACCATGTCCAACGCCCTCGCGCACGGCTGGCGCCGCTCCGTGTGGGGCGTGATCGGGCAGCAGCTCGCGCTCATCGTCCACGTCGTCATCATCGCCGCCGGAGTCGGACTTCTCGTGTCCCGCTCCCCCGTGCTGTTCGACATCATCCGGTACACCGGCGCGGCGTATCTCGTCTTCCTCGGTATCCGCATGATCCTCGCGCACGTTCCCGAGCCGGCCGCATCCGACGGCACCGCACCCTCGCGGGAAGGACGGCTGTCGATGATCAGGCGCGGGTTCTGGGTGAACGTGCTCAACCCGAAGGCGATCGTCTTCTTCCTCGCCTTCGTGCCGCAGTTCATCCGGCTCGACGAGCCGGCCCTTCCCCAGTACGTGATCCTCATCGGCACGGTCGTCATCGTCGACGTGATCGTGATGTGGGGCTTCTTCGCCACCGCCGCGCGTCCCTTCCGTGCGCTCACGCGAACGCGACGTGGCGTGCGAGTGCTCAACGTCCTCTTCGGTTCCCTCTTCCTCCTGGTGGCGGGCCTGCTCCTCTTCATCCGCTGA
- a CDS encoding DUF2017 family protein, which produces MTERSVIYRLARIEIEHLLGLVDDLMTVIEDADQSIDPAVERLVPSPYPDDVEATLEFSSATRDDLLDRRTADAAVVRRALLPLADEAVPGPPEADQVSVSIPQHDMDAWLRTLTALRLVIATRLGITDDDEHDAADVRFGVYDWLAYRLDGLIAIADAMDEDPGPA; this is translated from the coding sequence GTGACCGAACGCAGCGTGATCTATCGTCTGGCACGCATCGAGATCGAGCACCTGCTCGGCCTCGTCGACGATCTCATGACCGTCATCGAGGACGCCGACCAGAGCATCGACCCCGCGGTCGAACGGCTCGTGCCGTCGCCCTACCCGGACGACGTCGAGGCCACGCTCGAGTTCTCATCCGCGACCCGCGACGACCTCCTGGACCGCCGCACCGCCGATGCCGCGGTGGTCCGGCGTGCGCTTCTGCCGCTCGCAGATGAGGCCGTACCCGGCCCGCCGGAGGCGGATCAGGTGAGCGTCAGCATCCCTCAGCACGACATGGATGCATGGCTGCGCACCCTCACCGCCCTCCGACTGGTGATCGCGACGCGACTCGGGATCACCGACGATGACGAGCATGACGCCGCAGACGTCCGCTTCGGGGTGTACGACTGGCTCGCATATCGACTCGACGGGCTCATCGCCATCGCGGATGCGATGGACGAGGACCCAGGTCCTGCATGA
- a CDS encoding single-stranded DNA-binding protein translates to MNDTVTILGRVGGDPNRSETTTGVPVVNFRVASPQRRFDQKTQTWIETGTNWYNVSAFRQLAEHAKSSLHSGDGVIVTGRLKLREWESGGRKGLSADIDADAIGHDLRWGASAYVKARSSAVPAPSGAQPAHSPSAVTDDSAVPDDPFAQASADPAESESVFAGDEWKAED, encoded by the coding sequence ATGAACGACACCGTGACGATCCTGGGCCGCGTGGGCGGCGACCCGAACCGCAGCGAGACGACCACCGGCGTTCCGGTGGTGAACTTCCGCGTCGCCAGCCCCCAGCGCCGGTTCGATCAGAAGACCCAGACGTGGATCGAGACCGGTACGAACTGGTACAACGTCTCCGCGTTCCGGCAGCTCGCAGAGCACGCGAAATCCTCACTGCACTCCGGTGACGGTGTGATCGTCACGGGCCGCCTGAAGCTCCGCGAGTGGGAGAGCGGGGGCAGGAAGGGGCTGAGCGCCGACATCGATGCGGACGCGATCGGTCACGACCTCCGGTGGGGTGCGAGCGCGTACGTGAAGGCGCGTAGCAGTGCTGTTCCCGCGCCGTCAGGTGCACAGCCTGCGCATTCGCCCTCTGCCGTGACCGATGACTCCGCTGTACCGGACGATCCTTTCGCGCAGGCATCCGCCGACCCGGCCGAGAGCGAGTCCGTCTTCGCCGGCGACGAATGGAAAGCCGAGGACTGA
- a CDS encoding DUF6993 domain-containing protein, translated as MPRRPTALRPRIAVVALLMAIGIGTAACAPEPDPAPSPVASPTATPEPSPTAVGPVFTPDGTAEDNLPLFTAVTAEVWAASGSSSGRAYIDALVAAGFDKADMQVTQDLSTVGNAAESIQFSVRWGDAECLIGQVGPSTGEPVTAVMDQLAEGRCLIGDTRPIDW; from the coding sequence GTGCCTCGTCGACCAACCGCCCTCCGTCCGCGAATCGCCGTCGTCGCACTCCTGATGGCGATCGGGATCGGGACGGCAGCATGCGCCCCGGAGCCGGACCCGGCCCCTTCCCCCGTTGCTTCTCCGACCGCCACCCCTGAGCCGTCGCCGACGGCAGTCGGCCCCGTGTTCACCCCCGACGGCACCGCGGAGGACAACCTGCCCCTTTTCACCGCCGTCACCGCCGAGGTGTGGGCCGCATCGGGCAGTTCCTCCGGGAGGGCCTACATCGACGCGCTGGTGGCCGCCGGGTTCGACAAGGCGGACATGCAGGTCACGCAAGACCTCTCCACCGTCGGCAACGCGGCCGAGAGCATCCAGTTCTCCGTCCGCTGGGGTGACGCGGAATGCCTGATCGGGCAGGTCGGGCCATCCACCGGCGAACCGGTCACGGCAGTGATGGATCAACTCGCCGAGGGACGCTGTCTCATCGGTGACACGCGGCCGATCGACTGGTGA
- a CDS encoding metallopeptidase family protein, with protein MEMDAATFEQLVVDELDRLPDEMVDGLDNVVFVVEDRPEDGSLDLLGLYDGLALTERGHYGMGELPDRIIVYREPHLAHATDEAELRDEVHTTLVHEIAHYFGIEDEQLHEMGWA; from the coding sequence ATGGAGATGGATGCTGCGACCTTCGAGCAACTCGTCGTGGACGAGCTCGACCGGCTGCCCGACGAAATGGTCGACGGACTCGACAATGTCGTGTTCGTCGTCGAGGATCGCCCTGAAGACGGCAGTCTCGATCTGCTCGGCCTCTACGACGGGCTCGCGCTGACGGAGCGCGGTCACTACGGGATGGGCGAGCTTCCCGACCGCATCATCGTCTACCGGGAGCCGCATCTCGCCCATGCCACCGATGAGGCCGAGCTCAGGGACGAGGTGCACACGACTCTCGTCCACGAGATCGCACACTACTTCGGAATCGAAGACGAACAACTGCACGAGATGGGCTGGGCATGA
- the orn gene encoding oligoribonuclease, which yields MVSASENDRLVWIDCEMTGLDLSVDELVEIAVVVTDFELRPVDPGFQIVINPSDAALANMGEFVTNMHTTSGLIEEIPSGVSLADAEEQTLAYIKRFVPVERKAPLAGNTIGTDRMFLAKYMPQIDQWLHYRNVDVSSVKELSRRWYPRVFFQAPAKDGGHRALADILESIREMQYYREAVFVAEPGPTSDEARAIAERTVSSFTSDV from the coding sequence ATGGTATCTGCCTCCGAGAACGACCGCCTCGTCTGGATCGACTGCGAGATGACGGGGCTCGACCTCTCCGTCGATGAGCTCGTCGAGATCGCCGTGGTGGTGACGGATTTCGAACTGCGACCGGTCGACCCCGGTTTCCAGATCGTGATCAACCCCAGCGACGCGGCCCTGGCCAACATGGGCGAGTTCGTCACGAACATGCACACCACCTCCGGCCTGATCGAGGAGATCCCGAGCGGCGTGTCGCTCGCCGATGCCGAGGAACAGACCCTGGCGTACATCAAGCGCTTCGTCCCGGTCGAGCGCAAGGCACCGCTGGCGGGGAACACGATCGGCACCGACCGGATGTTCCTCGCGAAGTACATGCCCCAGATCGACCAGTGGCTGCACTATCGCAACGTCGATGTCTCCAGCGTCAAGGAGCTCTCGCGGCGCTGGTACCCGAGGGTGTTCTTCCAGGCGCCCGCGAAGGACGGCGGCCACCGTGCCCTCGCCGACATCCTGGAGTCCATCCGCGAGATGCAGTATTACCGCGAAGCGGTCTTCGTCGCGGAGCCGGGACCGACCAGCGATGAGGCACGCGCGATCGCCGAGCGCACCGTGTCATCGTTCACCTCGGATGTGTAA
- the clpS gene encoding ATP-dependent Clp protease adapter ClpS → MSAPGLDEAVDLQAAPLEPWQVVVWNDPVNLMSYVVRVFRTYFGYSLEHATTLMLAVHHDGHAIVATGPRETMEVHAQAMHDYGLWATVRKAPV, encoded by the coding sequence ATGTCCGCGCCGGGCCTCGACGAGGCCGTCGACCTTCAGGCCGCCCCGCTCGAGCCGTGGCAGGTCGTCGTCTGGAACGACCCCGTGAATCTGATGAGCTATGTCGTCCGAGTCTTCCGGACGTACTTCGGGTACTCACTCGAGCATGCGACGACCCTCATGCTGGCCGTCCACCACGACGGTCACGCGATCGTCGCCACCGGGCCGCGCGAGACCATGGAGGTCCATGCGCAGGCGATGCACGACTACGGTCTGTGGGCGACCGTTCGCAAGGCACCGGTGTGA